The Pangasianodon hypophthalmus isolate fPanHyp1 chromosome 2, fPanHyp1.pri, whole genome shotgun sequence genome window below encodes:
- the shroom2a gene encoding protein Shroom2 isoform X5 has translation MDAVDHPLGLDSGFSVRDHRLLSDSDRTAAHNGHCGEAWRLVCVSLCGGAPWGFTLRGGREHREPLIITKVEEGSKAAAVRLQVGDELVNINEVPLSGYRQEAICLVKGSHKTLTLVVKRRMKMVDIVAQKMPSESDVHVARSFLTKILRSSMRKNEPMSRPHSWHSTKFNENQSDSAKTQSTPSPVWQTRYDASSFSSDLTTGWDQPNLRRVSDQFSSLGSMDSLEHGSYPYPPGRLSPNKSNSNSVEHLVGGKRDSAYSSFSTSSGTPDYTLSRSNAASTENMLYKVNQSDSGSRPSSGRHSQTLSEGIRQDDRIGYLQPPSVSSGRESPRTEEQPGYRHSASGRSSIAPVWHVPDMKKAMAPSPPPPAPPTRSDSFAVTKIHEKGLVSSYPENPGIHTQSKIQGKGLKTATEMSESNQRIYRATESGLETCQNYNPQLKIGTINPYIAGDSYSQQTPLPNSNKKYSPSSTDQSYTRVAYHQRQYSDESTFHAPPRTPSTGKSQSCYSSMQELPTNNHAPHYSHNQIRRQVASLSSTAIDQNPDSQNSNRYYCVTSRQPSQGGSQASLLHAEDRNANSLMEITQSGGDRTSISSQGQLKDRFTTPQVLQHPNNKDSNGYYRQVDSQHRVYTAVNRSSFDDTTTKALEVRGLQKQNTVTNSDSHFIKHYEQGKISESYRLGESSKEHLPSKNETIVCPQKTPMLHSLSHDSSRLVDVQSEMGSGDGQQELVDPQNGRQVRRSDRFATTLRNEIQMRRAQLQKSRSAAVLSGSTDPEEEPSVWKSTDISSPSSDGSFTSAYKDHLKEAQARVLKATSFRRRDLEPVLLEHPGAEVLSTSRKDTPSLPSVSEVPSSKPASGTNHVPRICGRKRFPVEKKVRSYSEPEKINEVGVDEEPAPQDNDLSLANRRKVFEATGKPTYRKPMLKQNLQISEDSRLDKPGELPQTGQSDITKNNSDSKATHSGPNSSQRLGTFAEYEATWSTQKKADPRTSGRYHSADNILDPAVDERRKPSYFHERSRSSPSEDFYGQNIPVEGRKSAEYCPPERKLSDHDNSTSRMDKVIDDSTTVKKVPIKIVHSESSTEKENRQYLHPSTETPLSSQPTVLSLSSLGAPDQSSSPFCTYTRQREQENEAMGPQKEQELHADVSGPQEPQKGPCVDQSTNGVSSGTLSASSHSEEDEKREVLARDIIDKDKSLADILDQSKRRTTMDLMEGIFPEGEQLVEEAHQRRRAAPKLASSRSSEERREEDSMAAAAVTAALVTSSAYYSTSAPKAELLIKMKDMQEQSVELESEEELEEENDTELANKKHELIESLSKKLQVLREARESLQEDMQDNNALGEEVEATVQAVCKPNELEKFRMFVGDLDKVVSLLLSLSGRLARVENALNSLEEDAPLEERRTLMEKRKLLIQQHEDAKELKDNLDRRERVVYDILASYLQEENLADYEHFVKMKSALIIEQRKLEDKIKLGEEQLKCLMDSLPPDQRSHC, from the exons GTTGAAGAAGGCAGCAAGGCAGCGGCTGTGAGGCTCCAGGTAGGAGACGAGCTGGTAAACATCAACGAAGTTCCCCTGAGCGGCTACAGACAGGAGGCCATCTGCTTAGTCAAGGGCTCCCACAAGACTCTTACTCTGGTGGTGAAAAG GAGGATGAAAATGGTGGATATTGTAGCACAGAAAATGCCGTCAGAGAGTGACGTTCATGTGGCCCGGAGCTTTCTAACGAAGATTTTGCGAAGTTCAATGAG GAAAAATGAACCCATGAGCAGGCCTCACTCCTGGCATTCCACCAAATTCAATGAGAACCAATCAGACTCTGCCAAAACACAGTCCACACCCTCGCCAGTCTGGCAAACAAGATATGATGCAAG TTCATTCTCCTCCGACCTCACTACTGGTTGGGACCAGCCTAATTTGCGCAGAGTGTCAGACCAATTCAGCTCCTTGGGCAGTATGGATAGTTTAGAACACGGCTCTTACCCCTATCCACCTGGACGCCTGTCTCCCAACAAATCTAACAGCAACAGTGTTGAACATTTAGTGGGTGGAAAAAGAGATTCTGCCTATAGCTCCTTTTCAACCAGCTCAGGGACACCTGATTATACGCTGTCCAGAAGCAACGCAGCTTCTACAGAGAATATGCTGTATAAAGTTAACCAGTCGGACTCAGGAAGTCGGCCTAGCAGTGGCAGACACAGCCAAACCCTAAGTGAAGGGATCCGACAGGATGACCGAATTGGTTATCTACAGCCACCTTCAGTAAGCAGTGGCCGAGAAAGCCCAAGAACAGAGGAGCAGCCAGGCTACCGACATTCTGCTTCTGGAAGGTCCAGCATTGCGCCTGTTTGGCATGTTCCTGATATGAAGAAGGCTATGGCCCCATCACCTCCACCGCCTGCACCACCAACACGCAGTGATAGTTTTGCTGTGACCAAGATTCATGAAAAGGGTCTGGTCTCCAGCTACCCTGAGAATCCTGGGATTCATACCCAGTCAAAGATCCAGGGCAAAGGATTAAAGACAGCAACAGAGATGTCTGAAAGTAATCAAAGGATTTACCGTGCAACTGAGTCAGGCCTTGAAACGTGTCAAAACTACAACCCACAACTTAAAATTGGCACGATTAATCCATATATTGCAGGTGATAGCTATAGTCAACAAACTCCCCTTCCAAACTCAAACAAGAAATACTCACCATCTAGCACTGATCAGTCCTACACTCGCGTGGCCTACCATCAACGTCAGTACAGTGATGAGAGCACTTTTCATGCACCGCCCAGGACCCCGTCTACAGGCAAGTCTCAGAGTTGCTATAGCAGCATGCAAGAGTTAcccaccaacaaccatgctccACACTATAGCCATAACCAGATCAGACGGCAGGTTGCATCGCTGTCCAGCACTGCTATTGACCAAAACCCTGACAGTCAAAATTCCAACAGGTATTACTGTGTCACATCTCGACAACCCTCTCAGGGAGGGTCCCAGGCCTCTTTATTGCACGCGGAGGACAGGAATGCTAATTCTCTGATGGAAATCACCCAAAGTGGAGGTGATAGAACTTCCATAAGCTCTCAAGGACAGCTCAAGGACAGGTTCACCACACCTCAGGTACTGCAGCACCCAAATAACAAAGACAGCAATGGATATTACAGACAGGTTGACAGCCAGCATCGGGTGTACACAGCAGTTAATAGGTCGTCTTTTGATGATACAACAACTAAAGCTTTGGAGGTCAGAGGACTCCAGAAGCAAAACACTGTGACAAATTCAGATAGCCATTTCATCAAGCACTATGAGCAGGGAAAGATCTCTGAATCTTACAGATTGGGAGAATCCTCCAAAGAACATTTACCATCTAAAAATGAGACCATAGTATGCCCCCAGAAAACCCCTATGCTGCACTCTCTATCACATGATAGCAGTAGATTGGTTGACGTACAAAGTGAAATGGGTAGTGGTGATGGACAACAGGAATTGGTTGATCCCCAGAATGGCAGGCAGGTTCGACGTAGTGACCGTTTTGCCACCACATTGCGAAATGAGATCCAGATGAGGAGAGCTCAGCTTCAGAAGAGTCGAAGTGCAGCAGTCTTGAGTGGGTCAACTGATCCTGAAGAAGAGCCTTCAGTTTGGAAATCCACAGACATCTCTTCACCTTCCTCTGATGGTTCCTTCACTAGTGCCTATAAAGATCATCTGAAGGAGGCCCAAGCTCGAGTCCTTAAAGCTACTTCCTTCAGGAGGAGGGACTTGGAGCCAGTTCTCCTAGAGCACCCAGGAGCTGAAGTTCTGTCCACTTCTCGCAAGGATACACCATCTCTGCCAAGTGTCTCCGAGGTCCCATCAAGTAAACCTGCTTCAGGTACAAACCATGTGCCCCGTATATGTGGCCGAAAACGTTTTCCAGTAGAGAAGAAAGTACGGTCTTACTCTGAGCCTGAAAAAATTAACGAGGTTGGTGTTGATGAGGAGCCAGCTCCACAAGATAATGACCTATCTTTAGCCAACAGACGTAAAGTTTTTGAGGCAACAGGAAAACCCACTTATCGCAAACCCATGTTGAAGCAAAATCTGCAAATATCTGAAGACTCCAGATTGGACAAACCTGGAGAATTGCCTCAGACTGGGCAAAGTGATATCACCAAGAACAATAGTGATAGCAAGGCAACACATAGTGGCCCAAATTCCTCACAGAGACTGGGCACTTTTGCAGAGTATGAGGCCACATGGAGCACACAGAAAAAAGCGGATCCCAGGACATCTGGAAGGTACCACTCAGCTGATAACATCCTCGATCCAGCAGTGGATGAGCGACGTAAGCCCTCCTATTTCCATGAAAGGTCACGCTCCTCTCCCTCAGAGGACTTCTATGGTCAG AACATCCCAGTGGAAGGAAGGAAGTCAGCTGAGTACTGTCCACCTGAGAGAAAACTCTCTGATCATGACAACTCTACATCGAG gATGGACAAGGTGATTGACGATAGCACCACAGTGAAAAAAGTGCCTATCAAGATCGTCCACTCTGAAAGCagtacagagaaagagaatcGACAGTACCTTCACCCAAGCACCGAGACACCTCTCAGCTCACAGCCCACAGTCTTGTCTCTGTCCAGTCTGGGAGCCCCAGACCAATCCTCCTCTCCATTTTGCACATACACACGTCAGAGAGAGCAGGAAAATGAAGCCATGGGCCCTCAGAAGGAGCAAGAGCTTCATGCTGATGTCTCAGGACCTCAGGAGCCTCAGAAAGGCCCCTGTGTGGATCAGAGCACTAACGGGGTCTCCTCAGGCACCCTCAGCGCTTCCTCTCACTCTGAGGAAGATGAGAAGAGAGAGGTGTTGGCCAGGGACATCATAGACAAAGATAAGTCCTTGGCGGACATTTTGGACCAGAGTAAGAGGAGGACCACTATGGACCTGATGGAAGGGATTTTCCCAGAAGGAGAGCAGCTGGTTGAGGAGGCGCACCAACGCAGGAGAGCTGCACCCAAACTGGCTTCCTCACGCAGCTCTGAAGAGAG GAGGGAGGAGGACAGCATGGCGGCGGCAGCGGTAACAGCTGCTCTGGTGACCAGCTCAGCTTATTACAGCACATCAGCTCCCAAAGCAGAGCTACTTATTAAAATGAAGGACATGCAGGAGCAGAGTGTAGAGCTCGAATCAgaagaggagctggaggaggaaaACGACACTGAACTCGCCAACAAGAAG CATGAGCTGATTGAGAGCCTGAGCAAGAAGCTGCAGGTACTGCGGGAGGCACGAGAGAGTCTGCAGGAGGACATGCAGGACAACAACGCTCTGGGCGAGGAGGTAGAGGCCACCGTGCAGGCCGTCTGCAAACCCAACGAGCTGGAGAAATTCCGCATGTTTGTCGGGGACCTGGACAAAGTGGTCAGCCTGCTGCTGTCTCTGTCTGGACGACTGGCACGTGTAGAGAACGCCCTTAACAGCCTGGAGGAGGACGCACCACTCGAGGAGAGG CGCACGTTGATGGAGAAGCGCAAGCTGTTGATCCAGCAGCACGAGGATGCCAAGGAGTTGAAGGACAACCTGGACCGGCGAGAACGAGTCGTCTACGACATCCTGGCCAGCTACTTGCAGGAGGAGAACCTGGCCGACTACGAGCACTTCGTCAAGATGAAGTCGGCCCTCATCATTGAACAGCGCAAACTGGAGGATAAGATCAAACTCGGCGAGGAGCAGCTCAAGTGTCTGATGGACAGTTTGCCTCCGGATCAGAGGTCACACTGCTGA
- the shroom2a gene encoding protein Shroom2 isoform X1, producing the protein MDAVDHPLGLDSGFSVRDHRLLSDSDRTAAHNGHCGEAWRLVCVSLCGGAPWGFTLRGGREHREPLIITKVEEGSKAAAVRLQVGDELVNINEVPLSGYRQEAICLVKGSHKTLTLVVKRRMKMVDIVAQKMPSESDVHVARSFLTKILRSSMRKNEPMSRPHSWHSTKFNENQSDSAKTQSTPSPVWQTRYDASSFSSDLTTGWDQPNLRRVSDQFSSLGSMDSLEHGSYPYPPGRLSPNKSNSNSVEHLVGGKRDSAYSSFSTSSGTPDYTLSRSNAASTENMLYKVNQSDSGSRPSSGRHSQTLSEGIRQDDRIGYLQPPSVSSGRESPRTEEQPGYRHSASGRSSIAPVWHVPDMKKAMAPSPPPPAPPTRSDSFAVTKIHEKGLVSSYPENPGIHTQSKIQGKGLKTATEMSESNQRIYRATESGLETCQNYNPQLKIGTINPYIAGDSYSQQTPLPNSNKKYSPSSTDQSYTRVAYHQRQYSDESTFHAPPRTPSTGKSQSCYSSMQELPTNNHAPHYSHNQIRRQVASLSSTAIDQNPDSQNSNRYYCVTSRQPSQGGSQASLLHAEDRNANSLMEITQSGGDRTSISSQGQLKDRFTTPQVLQHPNNKDSNGYYRQVDSQHRVYTAVNRSSFDDTTTKALEVRGLQKQNTVTNSDSHFIKHYEQGKISESYRLGESSKEHLPSKNETIVCPQKTPMLHSLSHDSSRLVDVQSEMGSGDGQQELVDPQNGRQVRRSDRFATTLRNEIQMRRAQLQKSRSAAVLSGSTDPEEEPSVWKSTDISSPSSDGSFTSAYKDHLKEAQARVLKATSFRRRDLEPVLLEHPGAEVLSTSRKDTPSLPSVSEVPSSKPASGTNHVPRICGRKRFPVEKKVRSYSEPEKINEVGVDEEPAPQDNDLSLANRRKVFEATGKPTYRKPMLKQNLQISEDSRLDKPGELPQTGQSDITKNNSDSKATHSGPNSSQRLGTFAEYEATWSTQKKADPRTSGRYHSADNILDPAVDERRKPSYFHERSRSSPSEDFYGQNIPVEGRKSAEYCPPERKLSDHDNSTSRLSDGGYKGLLPKPNQEPASLLTGGELERNVSDPPSTRKSPPNPAGPSQHFPDRSILTDFSSNAKNRPLTRLDKYKCPEAAAPLFTSQGGNRVSHSPIKDIVSKDTPIHAPVSWKDPEHSTGPKREEETQPETLPLPPPPPPPPPPPPPEPPAHLTPPSMERQRSPSPHFAPQRLTDKPPVSVSQQDEATGRMDKVIDDSTTVKKVPIKIVHSESSTEKENRQYLHPSTETPLSSQPTVLSLSSLGAPDQSSSPFCTYTRQREQENEAMGPQKEQELHADVSGPQEPQKGPCVDQSTNGVSSGTLSASSHSEEDEKREVLARDIIDKDKSLADILDQSKRRTTMDLMEGIFPEGEQLVEEAHQRRRAAPKLASSRSSEERREEDSMAAAAVTAALVTSSAYYSTSAPKAELLIKMKDMQEQSVELESEEELEEENDTELANKKHELIESLSKKLQVLREARESLQEDMQDNNALGEEVEATVQAVCKPNELEKFRMFVGDLDKVVSLLLSLSGRLARVENALNSLEEDAPLEERRTLMEKRKLLIQQHEDAKELKDNLDRRERVVYDILASYLQEENLADYEHFVKMKSALIIEQRKLEDKIKLGEEQLKCLMDSLPPDQRSHC; encoded by the exons GTTGAAGAAGGCAGCAAGGCAGCGGCTGTGAGGCTCCAGGTAGGAGACGAGCTGGTAAACATCAACGAAGTTCCCCTGAGCGGCTACAGACAGGAGGCCATCTGCTTAGTCAAGGGCTCCCACAAGACTCTTACTCTGGTGGTGAAAAG GAGGATGAAAATGGTGGATATTGTAGCACAGAAAATGCCGTCAGAGAGTGACGTTCATGTGGCCCGGAGCTTTCTAACGAAGATTTTGCGAAGTTCAATGAG GAAAAATGAACCCATGAGCAGGCCTCACTCCTGGCATTCCACCAAATTCAATGAGAACCAATCAGACTCTGCCAAAACACAGTCCACACCCTCGCCAGTCTGGCAAACAAGATATGATGCAAG TTCATTCTCCTCCGACCTCACTACTGGTTGGGACCAGCCTAATTTGCGCAGAGTGTCAGACCAATTCAGCTCCTTGGGCAGTATGGATAGTTTAGAACACGGCTCTTACCCCTATCCACCTGGACGCCTGTCTCCCAACAAATCTAACAGCAACAGTGTTGAACATTTAGTGGGTGGAAAAAGAGATTCTGCCTATAGCTCCTTTTCAACCAGCTCAGGGACACCTGATTATACGCTGTCCAGAAGCAACGCAGCTTCTACAGAGAATATGCTGTATAAAGTTAACCAGTCGGACTCAGGAAGTCGGCCTAGCAGTGGCAGACACAGCCAAACCCTAAGTGAAGGGATCCGACAGGATGACCGAATTGGTTATCTACAGCCACCTTCAGTAAGCAGTGGCCGAGAAAGCCCAAGAACAGAGGAGCAGCCAGGCTACCGACATTCTGCTTCTGGAAGGTCCAGCATTGCGCCTGTTTGGCATGTTCCTGATATGAAGAAGGCTATGGCCCCATCACCTCCACCGCCTGCACCACCAACACGCAGTGATAGTTTTGCTGTGACCAAGATTCATGAAAAGGGTCTGGTCTCCAGCTACCCTGAGAATCCTGGGATTCATACCCAGTCAAAGATCCAGGGCAAAGGATTAAAGACAGCAACAGAGATGTCTGAAAGTAATCAAAGGATTTACCGTGCAACTGAGTCAGGCCTTGAAACGTGTCAAAACTACAACCCACAACTTAAAATTGGCACGATTAATCCATATATTGCAGGTGATAGCTATAGTCAACAAACTCCCCTTCCAAACTCAAACAAGAAATACTCACCATCTAGCACTGATCAGTCCTACACTCGCGTGGCCTACCATCAACGTCAGTACAGTGATGAGAGCACTTTTCATGCACCGCCCAGGACCCCGTCTACAGGCAAGTCTCAGAGTTGCTATAGCAGCATGCAAGAGTTAcccaccaacaaccatgctccACACTATAGCCATAACCAGATCAGACGGCAGGTTGCATCGCTGTCCAGCACTGCTATTGACCAAAACCCTGACAGTCAAAATTCCAACAGGTATTACTGTGTCACATCTCGACAACCCTCTCAGGGAGGGTCCCAGGCCTCTTTATTGCACGCGGAGGACAGGAATGCTAATTCTCTGATGGAAATCACCCAAAGTGGAGGTGATAGAACTTCCATAAGCTCTCAAGGACAGCTCAAGGACAGGTTCACCACACCTCAGGTACTGCAGCACCCAAATAACAAAGACAGCAATGGATATTACAGACAGGTTGACAGCCAGCATCGGGTGTACACAGCAGTTAATAGGTCGTCTTTTGATGATACAACAACTAAAGCTTTGGAGGTCAGAGGACTCCAGAAGCAAAACACTGTGACAAATTCAGATAGCCATTTCATCAAGCACTATGAGCAGGGAAAGATCTCTGAATCTTACAGATTGGGAGAATCCTCCAAAGAACATTTACCATCTAAAAATGAGACCATAGTATGCCCCCAGAAAACCCCTATGCTGCACTCTCTATCACATGATAGCAGTAGATTGGTTGACGTACAAAGTGAAATGGGTAGTGGTGATGGACAACAGGAATTGGTTGATCCCCAGAATGGCAGGCAGGTTCGACGTAGTGACCGTTTTGCCACCACATTGCGAAATGAGATCCAGATGAGGAGAGCTCAGCTTCAGAAGAGTCGAAGTGCAGCAGTCTTGAGTGGGTCAACTGATCCTGAAGAAGAGCCTTCAGTTTGGAAATCCACAGACATCTCTTCACCTTCCTCTGATGGTTCCTTCACTAGTGCCTATAAAGATCATCTGAAGGAGGCCCAAGCTCGAGTCCTTAAAGCTACTTCCTTCAGGAGGAGGGACTTGGAGCCAGTTCTCCTAGAGCACCCAGGAGCTGAAGTTCTGTCCACTTCTCGCAAGGATACACCATCTCTGCCAAGTGTCTCCGAGGTCCCATCAAGTAAACCTGCTTCAGGTACAAACCATGTGCCCCGTATATGTGGCCGAAAACGTTTTCCAGTAGAGAAGAAAGTACGGTCTTACTCTGAGCCTGAAAAAATTAACGAGGTTGGTGTTGATGAGGAGCCAGCTCCACAAGATAATGACCTATCTTTAGCCAACAGACGTAAAGTTTTTGAGGCAACAGGAAAACCCACTTATCGCAAACCCATGTTGAAGCAAAATCTGCAAATATCTGAAGACTCCAGATTGGACAAACCTGGAGAATTGCCTCAGACTGGGCAAAGTGATATCACCAAGAACAATAGTGATAGCAAGGCAACACATAGTGGCCCAAATTCCTCACAGAGACTGGGCACTTTTGCAGAGTATGAGGCCACATGGAGCACACAGAAAAAAGCGGATCCCAGGACATCTGGAAGGTACCACTCAGCTGATAACATCCTCGATCCAGCAGTGGATGAGCGACGTAAGCCCTCCTATTTCCATGAAAGGTCACGCTCCTCTCCCTCAGAGGACTTCTATGGTCAG AACATCCCAGTGGAAGGAAGGAAGTCAGCTGAGTACTGTCCACCTGAGAGAAAACTCTCTGATCATGACAACTCTACATCGAG GTTAAGTGACGGAGGATACAAGGGTTTATTGCCCAAGCCGAATCAAGAACCAGCATCACTTTTGACAGGAGGAGAGTTGGAGAGAAACGTCTCAGATCCACCATCCACTCGTAAATCTCCACCCAACCCTGCTGGTCCTTCTCAACATTTCCCCGATCGTAGCATCCTCACTGATTTCTCTTCCAATGCAAAGAACAGGCCTCTGACACGCCTGGACAAATACAAATGCCCCGAGGCCGCTGCTCCTCTCTTCACCTCACAGGGTGGAAACcgtgtctctcactctcccatTAAAGACATCGTTTCTAAAGACACGCCAATCCACGCCCCAGTATCCTGGAAGGACCCGGAGCATAGCACGGGTCCAAAAAGAGAGGAGGAGACTCAACCAGAGACCTTACCCcttcctcctccccctcctcctcctcctcctcctcctcctccagagCCTCCTGCCCACCTGACTCCACCCAGCATGGAACGGCAGCGTTCACCATCACCTCACTTTGCTCCCCAGAGACTGACTGACAAGCcgcctgtctctgtctcccagCAGGATGAAGCCACAGGAAG gATGGACAAGGTGATTGACGATAGCACCACAGTGAAAAAAGTGCCTATCAAGATCGTCCACTCTGAAAGCagtacagagaaagagaatcGACAGTACCTTCACCCAAGCACCGAGACACCTCTCAGCTCACAGCCCACAGTCTTGTCTCTGTCCAGTCTGGGAGCCCCAGACCAATCCTCCTCTCCATTTTGCACATACACACGTCAGAGAGAGCAGGAAAATGAAGCCATGGGCCCTCAGAAGGAGCAAGAGCTTCATGCTGATGTCTCAGGACCTCAGGAGCCTCAGAAAGGCCCCTGTGTGGATCAGAGCACTAACGGGGTCTCCTCAGGCACCCTCAGCGCTTCCTCTCACTCTGAGGAAGATGAGAAGAGAGAGGTGTTGGCCAGGGACATCATAGACAAAGATAAGTCCTTGGCGGACATTTTGGACCAGAGTAAGAGGAGGACCACTATGGACCTGATGGAAGGGATTTTCCCAGAAGGAGAGCAGCTGGTTGAGGAGGCGCACCAACGCAGGAGAGCTGCACCCAAACTGGCTTCCTCACGCAGCTCTGAAGAGAG GAGGGAGGAGGACAGCATGGCGGCGGCAGCGGTAACAGCTGCTCTGGTGACCAGCTCAGCTTATTACAGCACATCAGCTCCCAAAGCAGAGCTACTTATTAAAATGAAGGACATGCAGGAGCAGAGTGTAGAGCTCGAATCAgaagaggagctggaggaggaaaACGACACTGAACTCGCCAACAAGAAG CATGAGCTGATTGAGAGCCTGAGCAAGAAGCTGCAGGTACTGCGGGAGGCACGAGAGAGTCTGCAGGAGGACATGCAGGACAACAACGCTCTGGGCGAGGAGGTAGAGGCCACCGTGCAGGCCGTCTGCAAACCCAACGAGCTGGAGAAATTCCGCATGTTTGTCGGGGACCTGGACAAAGTGGTCAGCCTGCTGCTGTCTCTGTCTGGACGACTGGCACGTGTAGAGAACGCCCTTAACAGCCTGGAGGAGGACGCACCACTCGAGGAGAGG CGCACGTTGATGGAGAAGCGCAAGCTGTTGATCCAGCAGCACGAGGATGCCAAGGAGTTGAAGGACAACCTGGACCGGCGAGAACGAGTCGTCTACGACATCCTGGCCAGCTACTTGCAGGAGGAGAACCTGGCCGACTACGAGCACTTCGTCAAGATGAAGTCGGCCCTCATCATTGAACAGCGCAAACTGGAGGATAAGATCAAACTCGGCGAGGAGCAGCTCAAGTGTCTGATGGACAGTTTGCCTCCGGATCAGAGGTCACACTGCTGA